In one Kosmotoga arenicorallina S304 genomic region, the following are encoded:
- a CDS encoding DNA-directed RNA polymerase subunit alpha, with protein sequence MIGFVMPKTLKIEESKEDANSYYEKFILSPMERGYAVTIGNALRRVLLSSIPSMAITRLKIPNKYHEYDVIEGVKEDILEIILNLKKVQLKPALEFSDPVKLVVDKKGPGVLTAADIRTPTGVEVVNPTQYIATLNEEAEVYMELFAEIGKGFVPVSEMEVEQDVEMIYIDGIFSPVLKVNFISENVRVGKRTDYDKLILEVWTKKSIKPSEALLKATDILTKHFEVVANSLSQEPQTIESFLGDTELLVPEEPKQQDIIEEPETDSVLSRKIEELELSVRSLNCLKRDKINTIGDLTNRSEADLLKIRNFGEKSMEEVKKQLKEKFNLTLKKE encoded by the coding sequence ATGATTGGATTTGTAATGCCTAAAACATTGAAGATTGAAGAGAGTAAGGAAGATGCGAACAGTTATTACGAAAAATTCATACTTTCCCCTATGGAAAGGGGCTACGCGGTTACTATCGGGAACGCTCTTAGAAGGGTTCTGCTCTCTTCGATTCCCAGTATGGCAATAACCAGGTTGAAGATACCAAATAAGTATCATGAGTACGATGTCATTGAGGGCGTGAAGGAAGACATTCTTGAAATAATCCTCAATTTGAAGAAAGTGCAGTTGAAACCCGCTCTCGAATTTTCTGATCCCGTGAAGCTCGTGGTCGATAAGAAAGGACCTGGAGTGCTTACCGCGGCTGACATCAGGACACCAACGGGTGTGGAAGTGGTGAACCCGACACAATATATCGCCACTTTGAATGAAGAAGCAGAGGTTTACATGGAGCTCTTTGCGGAGATCGGCAAAGGCTTTGTTCCTGTATCAGAAATGGAAGTGGAGCAGGACGTTGAGATGATATACATAGATGGAATTTTTAGTCCCGTCTTGAAGGTGAATTTCATTTCTGAAAATGTTCGTGTAGGAAAAAGAACGGACTACGACAAATTAATACTTGAAGTGTGGACAAAGAAATCAATAAAGCCCTCAGAAGCTCTATTGAAAGCCACCGATATTCTCACCAAACACTTTGAGGTTGTTGCAAATAGTCTCAGCCAGGAACCACAAACCATAGAGTCTTTCCTGGGGGACACTGAATTGCTCGTGCCCGAAGAGCCAAAACAACAGGACATCATAGAGGAACCTGAAACAGATTCCGTCCTTTCCAGGAAGATAGAAGAGCTTGAGCTGTCTGTCAGATCCCTGAACTGTCTGAAAAGGGATAAAATAAATACCATTGGAGATCTTACCAATCGTTCGGAAGCTGATCTCTTGAAAATCAGGAATTTTGGAGAGAAATCCATGGAAGAGGTAAAGAAACAGCTCAAGGAAAAATTCAATCTTACGCTAAAGAAAGAATGA
- the rpsD gene encoding 30S ribosomal protein S4, giving the protein MARYTGSVCKICRREGFKLYLKGERCFSPKCAQVKRPFAPGQHGAATRKLTQYGMQLRSKQALKRMYGLLEKQFRRYFDIASRKAEETGSALIKLLESRLDNAVFRMGFASSRRQARQLVNHGHVLVNGRKVNKASYLLKPGDIVELKEKSKDIVPVKEAMEAAQDRTTPPWLEIDFEAARGTFVRFPNREEVEIPVDLQSIIELYSK; this is encoded by the coding sequence ATGGCCAGATACACCGGATCAGTATGTAAGATTTGCAGACGCGAAGGCTTTAAGCTCTATCTTAAAGGCGAGCGCTGTTTCAGCCCAAAGTGCGCACAGGTGAAGAGACCCTTCGCGCCGGGACAGCACGGAGCAGCCACCAGAAAGCTGACACAATACGGTATGCAGTTGAGATCAAAACAGGCGCTCAAAAGGATGTATGGGTTATTGGAAAAACAATTCAGAAGATATTTCGATATCGCTTCAAGAAAAGCGGAAGAAACTGGCTCTGCTCTTATAAAGCTGCTTGAATCAAGACTGGACAATGCGGTGTTCAGAATGGGTTTCGCCTCAAGCAGAAGACAGGCGCGCCAGCTTGTCAACCACGGCCATGTGCTTGTAAATGGGAGAAAAGTCAATAAGGCTTCTTATCTCCTGAAACCGGGTGACATTGTCGAGCTCAAAGAAAAGAGCAAAGATATTGTCCCTGTGAAAGAAGCTATGGAAGCTGCGCAGGATAGAACCACACCTCCATGGCTGGAAATCGACTTTGAAGCAGCGAGGGGAACCTTCGTCAGATTCCCGAACAGAGAAGAAGTTGAAATCCCTGTCGATCTGCAGTCTATCATTGAGCTCTATTCGAAGTAA
- the rpsK gene encoding 30S ribosomal protein S11, with translation MAKRKRTTTKKRKKLSIDRAVMHIKSTFNNTIITLTDPDGNTILWGSGGTVGYSGSKKSTPYAAQLAADQIAKEALKMGITRVSVEVKGPGSGREAAIRTVQAAGLTIDSIKDITPIPHNGCRPRRRRRV, from the coding sequence ATGGCCAAAAGGAAAAGAACAACCACCAAAAAGAGAAAGAAGCTAAGTATTGATCGAGCCGTAATGCACATAAAATCGACCTTTAACAACACTATCATTACATTGACGGATCCCGATGGAAACACAATCCTTTGGGGTTCGGGAGGCACTGTTGGATACTCTGGTTCAAAAAAGTCCACACCTTATGCAGCTCAGCTTGCAGCTGACCAGATCGCCAAAGAGGCATTGAAAATGGGTATCACAAGAGTATCCGTTGAAGTGAAAGGGCCTGGATCGGGAAGAGAAGCAGCTATCAGGACTGTTCAAGCTGCTGGATTAACAATCGATTCAATTAAGGACATTACCCCAATCCCCCACAATGGGTGCAGGCCCAGAAGAAGACGCAGAGTATAA
- the rpsM gene encoding 30S ribosomal protein S13, with protein sequence MARIVGVELPNSKKVHVALTYIYGIGPSRAKEILQGTEINGEKRVKELSDEEISKISKYITDHYKVEGELRQELDRNIKRLIEINCYRGVRHRAGLPVRGQKTHSNARTRKGPRASRIKKK encoded by the coding sequence ATGGCACGTATTGTTGGTGTTGAATTGCCCAACAGCAAGAAAGTACACGTTGCATTGACCTATATATACGGAATTGGTCCCAGCAGGGCAAAGGAAATACTTCAAGGCACAGAAATCAATGGCGAGAAGAGAGTCAAAGAGCTCTCAGACGAGGAAATAAGTAAGATTTCCAAGTATATCACTGACCATTACAAGGTGGAAGGTGAACTCAGACAGGAGCTCGACAGAAACATCAAAAGGCTCATCGAAATCAACTGCTACCGGGGTGTAAGGCACAGAGCCGGGCTTCCTGTTAGAGGCCAGAAGACGCACTCGAATGCACGTACAAGAAAAGGCCCCAGGGCCAGCAGAATCAAAAAGAAGTAA
- the rpmJ gene encoding 50S ribosomal protein L36 has translation MKVRASVKKRCEHCKVIKRKGRVWVICEKNPKHNQRQG, from the coding sequence ATGAAAGTCAGGGCATCAGTCAAAAAAAGATGCGAACATTGTAAAGTAATCAAACGAAAAGGTAGAGTATGGGTAATTTGTGAAAAGAACCCTAAACATAACCAGAGACAGGGTTAA
- the infA gene encoding translation initiation factor IF-1, with product MADKNDVIKMEGVVLESMPNATFKVELENGHVILAHISGRMRKNFIRLIPGDRVVIEVSIYDLNKGRIVYRKKINKGGEQK from the coding sequence ATGGCTGATAAGAACGATGTCATAAAAATGGAAGGTGTAGTACTGGAGTCGATGCCTAACGCTACTTTTAAGGTAGAGCTTGAAAATGGGCACGTAATTCTTGCTCATATCTCAGGGAGAATGAGAAAGAATTTCATAAGACTGATCCCTGGAGATCGCGTTGTTATAGAAGTGTCCATCTATGATTTAAACAAAGGCAGAATTGTATACAGAAAAAAGATAAACAAGGGAGGAGAACAGAAATGA
- the map gene encoding type I methionyl aminopeptidase — protein sequence MIRLKSKEEILKIEFSAKIVAEVLELIGRFITDGVSAYDLERIATEHILKRNAIPAFKGYNNYPYSLCVSVNNEIIHGFPTSEKVLKRGDLVSVDCGVLKDGYFGDAARTFVVDDFETEEGKKLVEVTEKSLDLGIEQAKPGNRIGDIGHAIQAFVESAGFSVIRDYVGHGVGKRLHEDPQIPNYGVKGTGIVIQPGMTLAIEPMISQGHFETAVLPDGWTVVTKDGTKAAHFEHTIVIEAEGSRILSRL from the coding sequence ATGATCAGACTGAAATCAAAAGAGGAAATTCTTAAAATTGAGTTTTCTGCTAAAATCGTAGCTGAAGTACTGGAATTGATAGGTCGGTTCATAACTGACGGAGTTTCTGCTTATGATCTTGAGAGAATCGCCACAGAGCATATACTTAAAAGAAACGCGATTCCCGCATTCAAGGGATATAACAATTATCCCTATAGTCTTTGTGTGTCTGTTAACAACGAGATTATCCATGGTTTCCCCACATCTGAAAAGGTGTTGAAAAGGGGGGACCTGGTTTCTGTTGACTGTGGCGTTTTGAAAGACGGCTACTTTGGCGATGCAGCCAGAACCTTTGTTGTTGACGACTTCGAGACCGAAGAGGGCAAAAAACTTGTGGAAGTAACCGAAAAATCGCTGGATCTTGGCATCGAACAGGCTAAACCGGGAAATCGCATAGGCGATATAGGCCATGCGATACAGGCTTTTGTTGAAAGTGCAGGGTTCTCCGTAATCAGGGACTATGTAGGACATGGAGTTGGCAAAAGGCTTCATGAAGATCCACAGATTCCCAATTATGGAGTAAAAGGAACCGGAATTGTTATCCAGCCTGGCATGACCCTGGCAATTGAGCCAATGATCTCTCAAGGTCATTTTGAAACCGCAGTTCTTCCCGATGGGTGGACAGTGGTCACAAAGGATGGTACCAAAGCGGCTCATTTTGAGCATACGATTGTTATCGAAGCGGAAGGATCAAGGATTCTTTCCAGGCTGTGA